A region of Numida meleagris isolate 19003 breed g44 Domestic line chromosome 26, NumMel1.0, whole genome shotgun sequence DNA encodes the following proteins:
- the SRCIN1 gene encoding SRC kinase signaling inhibitor 1 isoform X6 has product MDRCWALTSPLPLQTRSSRHSQGSQPGLADQAKLSFASAESLETMSEAELPLGFNRMNRFRQSLPLSRSTSQTKLRSPGVLFLQFGDETRRVHITHEISSMDTLHALIVHMFPQKLTMGMLKSPNTAILIKDESRNVFYELEDVRDIQDRSIIKIYRKEPLYASFPASHITNGDLRREMVYTSRESSPTRRLNNMSPAPHLASGSPPPVLQSSSPSRSRMSYSGGRPPSYAGSPVHHGERLASLPPAPGVSPSPSAILERRDVKPDEDLAGKNMVLVKNEGLYADPYGMVHEGRLSITSTQSLAGMGDPFGYSGGLYKRGSVRSLSTYSAAALQTELEDSLYKPNAQIYSDTYGPGLGFRMPPSSPQKMVEVQAGQSPHSPYSGPPSRSSPVRQSFRKDSCSSVFMESPVSKPRNPGAAGPPELFPGPGDRPLSGFSSPVPAKDTETRERMEAMEKQIASLTGLVQSALLRGSEAETPSEKTEATNGGTPPSASTSRSGTGTPVPAPPPPSATSTPAGQPTAITRLHMQLHLHDLQQNASDLRNQLQQLKKLQLQNQETVKTMLRRTETEISVRVTDTMRKHEDPLQRQRSLVEEERLRYLNEEELITQQLNDLEKSVEKIQKDLAHNHRLIPVQELEEKAVVLKQLGETLTDLKAQFPSLQSKMRVVLRVEVEAVKFLKEEPNRLDGLLKRCKTVTDTLAQIRRQVDEGVWTPPNNLSQSPKKVAPETDFSKGLELEMPPSPPVSLHHLTAGTEPLGMPSFGHSPPQTQSHPSKSNNPSRAPEMVPAKTQTGPETPSKKSADKAVSVEAAERDWEEKRAALTQYSAKDINRLLEETQAELMKAIPDLEFAAKHKQPTGSSSAASTPEHKPSKPQHAQKSAGKGDPNGRRGSDELTVPRYRTEKPSKSPPPPPPRRSFPSSHGLTTTRSGEVIVTSKKEPGFMKKAESEELETQKPQVKLRRTVSEVVRPASTPPIIASAIKDDDDEDRIIAELEVFQRSSASPFLPTLRYDPLPAAVSPGHADMWPNGASVAAEGWKELAAPAAPGSRAFSLPQIVLTEWVSAPPSPEPDPAAAVEPRCSEHGDPAGGGGAGAELAAEVGRRCAVLAGSAPPTAPQPLSTAPRTPGGTCGFPLAHGEVPALSKHRASWPAARAGGDAAPNPARRHEGSGKASPRCPLVPCPRGMVAAILPGAGSEGPSIAPQLPGDAEPRGGAGRDASLPPGHAPRKQRGGTPFPRARCPPAQQGSRGGRAGHPPFMAVQDQGCAGAGAGGTVAEGLCSPAPQGRSEAEGSPLHSMSPRSKEICEGAYRRLDSLEETIRELEMTISEISSHRSAEAAFPEGLLGRAAPGDAGQETEDEAGHGEHCDDGTALDLSQTKADAAKSASPSHTKPPLLPKPQLGTPQSGGVSIPPMKMVNPASRLKQSQQGSPDKSKHIKQRMEYMRIQGQQQVAYL; this is encoded by the exons atgGACCGGTGCTGGGCTCTcacctcccctctccccttgcAGACCAGGAGCTCCCGGCACTCGCAGGGCTCCCAGCCCGGCCTGGCCGACCAAGCCAAGCTGTCCTTCGCCTCGGCCGAGTCCCTGGAAACCATGTCGGAAGCGGAGCTGCCCCTGGGCTTCAATAGGATGAACCGGTTTCGGCAGAGCCTGCCTCTGTCCCGCTCCACCAGCCAGACGAAGCTGCGCTCCCCAG GGGTCCTCTTCCTGCAGTTTGGGGATGAGACAAGGCGCGTGCACATCACCCACGAGATCAGCAGCATGGACACCCTGCACGCCCTCATCGTCCACATGTTCCCCCAGAAGCTCACCATGGGGATGCTGAAGTCTCCCAACACCGCCATCCTCATCAAGGACGAGTCCCGCAACGTCTTCTATGAGCTGGAGGATGTCCG CGACATCCAGGACAGAAGCATCATTAAAATATACCGAAAAGAGCCGCTCTACGCCTCCTTCCCCGCCTCGCACATCACCAACGGCGACCTGAGG CGGGAGATGGTGTACACCTCCAGGGAGTCCTCTCCCACCCGTCGCCTGAACAACATGTCCCCGGCCCCCCACCTGGCCTCGGGCTCCCCCCCGCCCGTCCTGCAGTCCTCGTCCCCCTCCCGTTCCCGCATGTCCTACAGCGGCGGCCGCCCGCCCTCCTACGCCGGCAGCCCCGTGCACCACGGCGAGCGCCTGGCCAGCCTGCCCCCGGCACCCGGCGTCTCGCCCAGCCCCAGCGCCATCCTGGAACGCCGCGACGTCAAACCCGACGAGGACCTGGCGGGGAAGAACATGGTGCTGGTGAAAAACGAGGGGCTGTACGCCGACCCCTACGGCATGGTGCACGAGGGGAGGCTCAGCATCACCTCCACGCAGTCGCTGGCCGGCATGGGGGACCCTTTCGGTTACTCGGGGGGGCTGTACAAGCGGGGCTCGGTGCGCTCGCTCAGCACCTACTCGGCGGCCGCGCTGCAGACGGAGCTGGAGGACAGCCTGTACAAACCCAACGCGCAGATCTACAGCGACACGTACGGACCCGGCCTGGGCTTCCGCATGCCTCCTTCCTCCCCGCAGAAGATGGTGGAGGTGCAGGCGGGGCAGAGCCCGCACAGCCCCTACTCGGGGCCACCCAGCCGCTCCTCGCCCGTCCGGCAGTCCTTCCGCAAGGATTCCTGCTCCTCGGTCTTCATGGAGAGCCCGGTCAGCAAGCCGCGCAACCCCGGCGCAGCGGGACCCCCCGAGCTGTTCCCAGGCCCTGGGGACCGCCCGCTCTCGGGGTTCAGCTCCCCGGTGCCGGCCAAGGACACGGAAACGAG GGAGCGGATGGAGGCCATGGAGAAGCAGATCGCCAGCCTGACAGGGCTGGTGCAGAGTGCACTGCTCCGCGGCTCCGAGGCTGAGACCCCCAG TGAGAAGACTGAAGCCACCAATGGCGGGACCCCCCCATCAGCGT caACCAGCCGCAGCGGCACGGGGACCCCGGTGCCCGCGCCTCCCCCACCCTCCGCCACCAGCACGCCAGCGGGGCAGCCCACGGCCATCACCCGCCTGCACATGCAGCTGCACCTCCACGACCTGCAGCAGAACGCCAGCGACCTCCGCaaccagctgcagcagctcaagAAGCTGCAG CTGCAGAACCAGGAGACGGTGAAGACGATGCTGAGGCGGACGGAGACGGAGATCAGCGTGCGGGTGACGGACACCATGCGCAAGCACGAGGACCCGCTGCAGCGCCAGCGCAGCCTGGTGGAGGAGGAGCGGCTGCGGTACCTGAACGAGGAGGAGCTGATCACCCAGCAGCTGAA TGACCTGGAGAAGTCGGTGGAGAAGATCCAGAAGGATCTGGCGCACAACCACCGCCTCATCCcggtgcaggagctggaggagaaggcCGTGGTGCTCAAGCAGCTCGGGGAGACGCTGACAGACCTCAAGG CCCAGTtccccagcctgcagagcaAGATGCGGGTGGTGCTGCGGGTGGAGGTGGAAGCCGTCAAGTTCCTCAAGGAGGAGCCGAACCGCCTCGACGGGCTGCTCAAGCGCTGCAAGACGGTCACCGACACGCTCGCCCAGATCCGCAG GCAAGTGGACGAGGGCGTGTGGACCCCCCCCAACAACCTCAGCCAGTCCCCCAAGAAGGTGGCCCCCGAGACAGACTTCAGcaaagggctggagctggagatgCCCCCCAGCCCTCCCGTGAGCCTCCACCACCTGACGGCCGGCACTGAGCCCCTGGGCATGCCCAGCTTTGGGCACAGCCCCCCCCAAACCCAGAGCCACCCCTCCAAGAGCAATAACCCTTCCCGGGCTCCAGAGATGGTGCCTGCCAAAACCCAGACGGGTCCTGAGACGCCCAGTAAGAAGAGCGCAGACAAAGCTGTGTCAGTGGAG GCTGCCGAGCGGGACTGGGAGGAGAAGCGGGCAGCGCTGACCCAATACAGTGCCAAGGACATCAACCGCCTCCTGGAGGAGACGCAGGCTGAGCTCATGAAGGCCATCCCCGACCTGGAGTTTGCTGCCAAGCACAAGCAGCCCacgggcagcagcagcgccgCGTCCACGCCGGAGCATAAACCATCCAAGCCTCAGCACGCACAGAAATCCGCGGGGAAGGGGGATCCCAATGGCCGCAGAGGCTCAG ACGAACTGACGGTGCCGCGGTACCGCACCGAGAAACCTTCCAAatcgccgccgccgccccctccccgccggAGCTTCCCCTCATCCCATGGGCTGACCACCACCCGCAGCGGCGAAGTCATCGTCACCAGCAAGAAGGAGCCCGGCTTTATGAAG AAAGCGGAATCGGAGGAGCTGGAGACCCAGAAGCCACAGGTGAAGCTGAGACGGACGGTGTCGGAGGTGGTGAGACCGGCGTCCACCCCACCCATCATCGCCTCCGCCATTAAAGACGACGACGACGAGGACCGCATCATCGCGGAGCTGGAG GTGTTTCAGAGGAGCTCTGcctcccctttcctccccacGCTCCGTTACGACCCTCTCCCGGCTGCCGTCTCCCCTGGGCACGCAGACATGTGGCCCAATGGAGCCTCCGTTGCAGCCGAAGGATGGAAG GagctggcagccccagcagccccggGGAGCAGGGCTTTCTCCCTCCCGCAGATTGTGCTCACCGAGTGGGTGTCCGCACCGCCGTCCCCCGAACCCGACCCCGCGGCGGCGGTGGAACCGCGCTGCTCTGAGCACGGGGACCcggccggcggcggcggagcaGGAGCGGAGCTCGCAGCCGAGGTGGGGAGGAGATGTGCAGTGTTGGCCGGGAGCGCTCCGCCcacggccccgcagcccctgAGCACCGCACCCCGCACACCGGGAGGGACGTGTGGGTTTCCCCTGGCACACGGCGAGGTCCCGGCTCTCTCGAAGCACAGAGCAAGCTGGCCGGCAGCGAGAGCAGGAGGGGACGCTGCTCCGAACCCTGCCAGAAGGCACGAAGGCAGCGGCAAGGCTTCCCCACGGTGCCCTTTGGTTCCTTGTCCCCGAGGGATGGTCGCAGCGATCCTGCCCGGTGCAGGCAGCGAAGGGCCCAGCATCGCCCCGCAGCTCCCTGGTGATGCAGAGCCCCGAGGAGGAGCTGGGCGGGATGCATCCCTCCCTCCTGGACACGCACCAAGGAAGCAGCGCGGTGGCACACCATTCCCGAGAGCCAGgtgccccccagcccagcagggcagcaggggggGCCGGGCTGGGCACCCCCCGTTCATGGCAGTGCAGgatcagggctgtgctggggccgGAGCAGGAGGGACAGTGGCCGAGGGGCTCTGCAGCCCCGCTCCTCAGGGAAGGAGCGAAGCAGAGGGGTCCCCCCTGCACAGCATGTCGCCGCGCAGCAAGGAGATTTGTGAAGGGGCATACCGGAGACTGGACAGCCTGGAAGAAACCATCCGTGAGCTGGAGATGACCATCAGCGAGATCAGCAGCCACCGCTCGGCTGAGGCTGCGTTCCCTGAAGGACTGCTGGGACGGGCGGCACCGGGGGATGCCGGCCAGGAGACCGAGGACGAGGCAGGGCACGGCGAGCATTGTGATGATGGCACTGCCCTGGATCTCAGCCAGACCAAAGCTGATGCTGCCAAGAGTGCGTCCCCGAGCCACACCAAACCGCCTCTGCTTCCCAAGCCGCAGCTCGGCACGCCTCAG AGCGGTGGCGTTTCCATCCCGCCCATGAAGATGGTGAACCCGGCGTCCAGGCTGaagcagagccagcagggcAGCCCCGACAAGAGCAAGCACATCAAGCAGAGGATGGAGTACATGCGGAtccagggacagcagcaggtaGCCTATCTCTAG
- the SRCIN1 gene encoding SRC kinase signaling inhibitor 1 isoform X7 translates to MTRSSRHSQGSQPGLADQAKLSFASAESLETMSEAELPLGFNRMNRFRQSLPLSRSTSQTKLRSPGVLFLQFGDETRRVHITHEISSMDTLHALIVHMFPQKLTMGMLKSPNTAILIKDESRNVFYELEDVRDIQDRSIIKIYRKEPLYASFPASHITNGDLRREMVYTSRESSPTRRLNNMSPAPHLASGSPPPVLQSSSPSRSRMSYSGGRPPSYAGSPVHHGERLASLPPAPGVSPSPSAILERRDVKPDEDLAGKNMVLVKNEGLYADPYGMVHEGRLSITSTQSLAGMGDPFGYSGGLYKRGSVRSLSTYSAAALQTELEDSLYKPNAQIYSDTYGPGLGFRMPPSSPQKMVEVQAGQSPHSPYSGPPSRSSPVRQSFRKDSCSSVFMESPVSKPRNPGAAGPPELFPGPGDRPLSGFSSPVPAKDTETRERMEAMEKQIASLTGLVQSALLRGSEAETPSEKTEATNGGTPPSASTSRSGTGTPVPAPPPPSATSTPAGQPTAITRLHMQLHLHDLQQNASDLRNQLQQLKKLQLQNQETVKTMLRRTETEISVRVTDTMRKHEDPLQRQRSLVEEERLRYLNEEELITQQLNDLEKSVEKIQKDLAHNHRLIPVQELEEKAVVLKQLGETLTDLKAQFPSLQSKMRVVLRVEVEAVKFLKEEPNRLDGLLKRCKTVTDTLAQIRRQVDEGVWTPPNNLSQSPKKVAPETDFSKGLELEMPPSPPVSLHHLTAGTEPLGMPSFGHSPPQTQSHPSKSNNPSRAPEMVPAKTQTGPETPSKKSADKAVSVEAAERDWEEKRAALTQYSAKDINRLLEETQAELMKAIPDLEFAAKHKQPTGSSSAASTPEHKPSKPQHAQKSAGKGDPNGRRGSDELTVPRYRTEKPSKSPPPPPPRRSFPSSHGLTTTRSGEVIVTSKKEPGFMKKAESEELETQKPQVKLRRTVSEVVRPASTPPIIASAIKDDDDEDRIIAELEVFQRSSASPFLPTLRYDPLPAAVSPGHADMWPNGASVAAEGWKELAAPAAPGSRAFSLPQIVLTEWVSAPPSPEPDPAAAVEPRCSEHGDPAGGGGAGAELAAEVGRRCAVLAGSAPPTAPQPLSTAPRTPGGTCGFPLAHGEVPALSKHRASWPAARAGGDAAPNPARRHEGSGKASPRCPLVPCPRGMVAAILPGAGSEGPSIAPQLPGDAEPRGGAGRDASLPPGHAPRKQRGGTPFPRARCPPAQQGSRGGRAGHPPFMAVQDQGCAGAGAGGTVAEGLCSPAPQGRSEAEGSPLHSMSPRSKEICEGAYRRLDSLEETIRELEMTISEISSHRSAEAAFPEGLLGRAAPGDAGQETEDEAGHGEHCDDGTALDLSQTKADAAKSASPSHTKPPLLPKPQLGTPQSGGVSIPPMKMVNPASRLKQSQQGSPDKSKHIKQRMEYMRIQGQQQVAYL, encoded by the exons atg ACCAGGAGCTCCCGGCACTCGCAGGGCTCCCAGCCCGGCCTGGCCGACCAAGCCAAGCTGTCCTTCGCCTCGGCCGAGTCCCTGGAAACCATGTCGGAAGCGGAGCTGCCCCTGGGCTTCAATAGGATGAACCGGTTTCGGCAGAGCCTGCCTCTGTCCCGCTCCACCAGCCAGACGAAGCTGCGCTCCCCAG GGGTCCTCTTCCTGCAGTTTGGGGATGAGACAAGGCGCGTGCACATCACCCACGAGATCAGCAGCATGGACACCCTGCACGCCCTCATCGTCCACATGTTCCCCCAGAAGCTCACCATGGGGATGCTGAAGTCTCCCAACACCGCCATCCTCATCAAGGACGAGTCCCGCAACGTCTTCTATGAGCTGGAGGATGTCCG CGACATCCAGGACAGAAGCATCATTAAAATATACCGAAAAGAGCCGCTCTACGCCTCCTTCCCCGCCTCGCACATCACCAACGGCGACCTGAGG CGGGAGATGGTGTACACCTCCAGGGAGTCCTCTCCCACCCGTCGCCTGAACAACATGTCCCCGGCCCCCCACCTGGCCTCGGGCTCCCCCCCGCCCGTCCTGCAGTCCTCGTCCCCCTCCCGTTCCCGCATGTCCTACAGCGGCGGCCGCCCGCCCTCCTACGCCGGCAGCCCCGTGCACCACGGCGAGCGCCTGGCCAGCCTGCCCCCGGCACCCGGCGTCTCGCCCAGCCCCAGCGCCATCCTGGAACGCCGCGACGTCAAACCCGACGAGGACCTGGCGGGGAAGAACATGGTGCTGGTGAAAAACGAGGGGCTGTACGCCGACCCCTACGGCATGGTGCACGAGGGGAGGCTCAGCATCACCTCCACGCAGTCGCTGGCCGGCATGGGGGACCCTTTCGGTTACTCGGGGGGGCTGTACAAGCGGGGCTCGGTGCGCTCGCTCAGCACCTACTCGGCGGCCGCGCTGCAGACGGAGCTGGAGGACAGCCTGTACAAACCCAACGCGCAGATCTACAGCGACACGTACGGACCCGGCCTGGGCTTCCGCATGCCTCCTTCCTCCCCGCAGAAGATGGTGGAGGTGCAGGCGGGGCAGAGCCCGCACAGCCCCTACTCGGGGCCACCCAGCCGCTCCTCGCCCGTCCGGCAGTCCTTCCGCAAGGATTCCTGCTCCTCGGTCTTCATGGAGAGCCCGGTCAGCAAGCCGCGCAACCCCGGCGCAGCGGGACCCCCCGAGCTGTTCCCAGGCCCTGGGGACCGCCCGCTCTCGGGGTTCAGCTCCCCGGTGCCGGCCAAGGACACGGAAACGAG GGAGCGGATGGAGGCCATGGAGAAGCAGATCGCCAGCCTGACAGGGCTGGTGCAGAGTGCACTGCTCCGCGGCTCCGAGGCTGAGACCCCCAG TGAGAAGACTGAAGCCACCAATGGCGGGACCCCCCCATCAGCGT caACCAGCCGCAGCGGCACGGGGACCCCGGTGCCCGCGCCTCCCCCACCCTCCGCCACCAGCACGCCAGCGGGGCAGCCCACGGCCATCACCCGCCTGCACATGCAGCTGCACCTCCACGACCTGCAGCAGAACGCCAGCGACCTCCGCaaccagctgcagcagctcaagAAGCTGCAG CTGCAGAACCAGGAGACGGTGAAGACGATGCTGAGGCGGACGGAGACGGAGATCAGCGTGCGGGTGACGGACACCATGCGCAAGCACGAGGACCCGCTGCAGCGCCAGCGCAGCCTGGTGGAGGAGGAGCGGCTGCGGTACCTGAACGAGGAGGAGCTGATCACCCAGCAGCTGAA TGACCTGGAGAAGTCGGTGGAGAAGATCCAGAAGGATCTGGCGCACAACCACCGCCTCATCCcggtgcaggagctggaggagaaggcCGTGGTGCTCAAGCAGCTCGGGGAGACGCTGACAGACCTCAAGG CCCAGTtccccagcctgcagagcaAGATGCGGGTGGTGCTGCGGGTGGAGGTGGAAGCCGTCAAGTTCCTCAAGGAGGAGCCGAACCGCCTCGACGGGCTGCTCAAGCGCTGCAAGACGGTCACCGACACGCTCGCCCAGATCCGCAG GCAAGTGGACGAGGGCGTGTGGACCCCCCCCAACAACCTCAGCCAGTCCCCCAAGAAGGTGGCCCCCGAGACAGACTTCAGcaaagggctggagctggagatgCCCCCCAGCCCTCCCGTGAGCCTCCACCACCTGACGGCCGGCACTGAGCCCCTGGGCATGCCCAGCTTTGGGCACAGCCCCCCCCAAACCCAGAGCCACCCCTCCAAGAGCAATAACCCTTCCCGGGCTCCAGAGATGGTGCCTGCCAAAACCCAGACGGGTCCTGAGACGCCCAGTAAGAAGAGCGCAGACAAAGCTGTGTCAGTGGAG GCTGCCGAGCGGGACTGGGAGGAGAAGCGGGCAGCGCTGACCCAATACAGTGCCAAGGACATCAACCGCCTCCTGGAGGAGACGCAGGCTGAGCTCATGAAGGCCATCCCCGACCTGGAGTTTGCTGCCAAGCACAAGCAGCCCacgggcagcagcagcgccgCGTCCACGCCGGAGCATAAACCATCCAAGCCTCAGCACGCACAGAAATCCGCGGGGAAGGGGGATCCCAATGGCCGCAGAGGCTCAG ACGAACTGACGGTGCCGCGGTACCGCACCGAGAAACCTTCCAAatcgccgccgccgccccctccccgccggAGCTTCCCCTCATCCCATGGGCTGACCACCACCCGCAGCGGCGAAGTCATCGTCACCAGCAAGAAGGAGCCCGGCTTTATGAAG AAAGCGGAATCGGAGGAGCTGGAGACCCAGAAGCCACAGGTGAAGCTGAGACGGACGGTGTCGGAGGTGGTGAGACCGGCGTCCACCCCACCCATCATCGCCTCCGCCATTAAAGACGACGACGACGAGGACCGCATCATCGCGGAGCTGGAG GTGTTTCAGAGGAGCTCTGcctcccctttcctccccacGCTCCGTTACGACCCTCTCCCGGCTGCCGTCTCCCCTGGGCACGCAGACATGTGGCCCAATGGAGCCTCCGTTGCAGCCGAAGGATGGAAG GagctggcagccccagcagccccggGGAGCAGGGCTTTCTCCCTCCCGCAGATTGTGCTCACCGAGTGGGTGTCCGCACCGCCGTCCCCCGAACCCGACCCCGCGGCGGCGGTGGAACCGCGCTGCTCTGAGCACGGGGACCcggccggcggcggcggagcaGGAGCGGAGCTCGCAGCCGAGGTGGGGAGGAGATGTGCAGTGTTGGCCGGGAGCGCTCCGCCcacggccccgcagcccctgAGCACCGCACCCCGCACACCGGGAGGGACGTGTGGGTTTCCCCTGGCACACGGCGAGGTCCCGGCTCTCTCGAAGCACAGAGCAAGCTGGCCGGCAGCGAGAGCAGGAGGGGACGCTGCTCCGAACCCTGCCAGAAGGCACGAAGGCAGCGGCAAGGCTTCCCCACGGTGCCCTTTGGTTCCTTGTCCCCGAGGGATGGTCGCAGCGATCCTGCCCGGTGCAGGCAGCGAAGGGCCCAGCATCGCCCCGCAGCTCCCTGGTGATGCAGAGCCCCGAGGAGGAGCTGGGCGGGATGCATCCCTCCCTCCTGGACACGCACCAAGGAAGCAGCGCGGTGGCACACCATTCCCGAGAGCCAGgtgccccccagcccagcagggcagcaggggggGCCGGGCTGGGCACCCCCCGTTCATGGCAGTGCAGgatcagggctgtgctggggccgGAGCAGGAGGGACAGTGGCCGAGGGGCTCTGCAGCCCCGCTCCTCAGGGAAGGAGCGAAGCAGAGGGGTCCCCCCTGCACAGCATGTCGCCGCGCAGCAAGGAGATTTGTGAAGGGGCATACCGGAGACTGGACAGCCTGGAAGAAACCATCCGTGAGCTGGAGATGACCATCAGCGAGATCAGCAGCCACCGCTCGGCTGAGGCTGCGTTCCCTGAAGGACTGCTGGGACGGGCGGCACCGGGGGATGCCGGCCAGGAGACCGAGGACGAGGCAGGGCACGGCGAGCATTGTGATGATGGCACTGCCCTGGATCTCAGCCAGACCAAAGCTGATGCTGCCAAGAGTGCGTCCCCGAGCCACACCAAACCGCCTCTGCTTCCCAAGCCGCAGCTCGGCACGCCTCAG AGCGGTGGCGTTTCCATCCCGCCCATGAAGATGGTGAACCCGGCGTCCAGGCTGaagcagagccagcagggcAGCCCCGACAAGAGCAAGCACATCAAGCAGAGGATGGAGTACATGCGGAtccagggacagcagcaggtaGCCTATCTCTAG